ACCAAAAACAAAGTTTACCGTTTAAGTTTAATGCAGTAATCGCATTCCAGTAATATAATGTAGAATAGCCGCTATGAGAAATAATAGTACCGTTATAGATATAACCCTGGATCTTACAATCCAAAGGTTGATCACTCCCGTACATATTACCTTTAATCTCTAAAAGAAACTGATCTCCATAGTCTACAGAATAATCTACATCAGTTTCAATTAATGTACCTTGTGGAAAATCTCTTCCGGAATGATACCAGGAGTCTTCTTTTTTTCGGGAATCATAATCTCCGCCGCCTCCCGTAAGGAATCTTTCATCATTTGACCCGTCTTTATAATATCCGGCCGATCTCACGTAATCAAAAGCATTGCCATTGATATTCATAAAGTGATAACCGTTGGCCCTATATTGTAATGTACCGGCATAAAGGCCCGGCTGATGAAAAGATATTGCGGGGTAAATTGTATCAGATGCTCCATTACCTCTTAATTCTAAAGCCACTGCATTATAAGCATTACCTGTAGCTCCTGAGAAGGCTTTTCTTACAGGTATCTCTTGATACGTATTGGTCGTCACTAAATTTAAATCAGACACAATTTCCGCATGGGTTCTTGTGCTGATTTTTTTCGTTACAGAATTCCAAACCATTACAGAACCTGCATCGTTTGGAACACTTTTCACAATTATTTCGCCTTCTACAGCGATGTGATTGTTAAAATATTCAGGAGCAATCATTAGTCTAATCTTGCAGTTAAAGTAATTCTATATTCATTCGGGGTAAGAGGTGCTAAAACATCTATTTGTACATCATTTGCTGATGTAGTCACACAGCTTACATTTATTTTTCTATTATCAGCATTACGATAACAGATATAATCAACATTCTGGGTATTCCAACCATGATTAATGGAAAAAGTAACGGATGAGCCATCTCCGATTTGCACTGTTTTGGATTTAATTTTTGCATCCAAAACTGTTTTCGTAGATTTTGGAGTCATTGCTTTACTAGTATCAACTCCCGCAATAGCTTCAACATCTGTTGCTATTTGAATCAGTCCTTTCACTGTATCTGTAGCATCTACAATATCAGGAATACCTTTTTCTATAATCTGATAATTTTTAGGAGCATTGGAAGCATCATCAGTATTAGCAATAAGATGATCACCAACAGAAACGGGTTCATTACCCACCCAGCCATTTGCCGTAATAACCCACACCATACCTGTTTTAATTGTAGCTGATGTAACGGGTGATGGAGCTGTCATTGAGCCTTCAGCAGCAGAAGGAATATAACCTCCCGGCTGATAAATAAGTGCTCCTGTAAGGCTTTGTCCTATTAAATTTTCAATATAAGTTCTAATCTTATTGGATGACCATGTAAATGTACCTGACTGAATGGCATCATTCAAAAAAATAGAAACAATATCTGCATTGGTAAGATTTCGGCCTGCTATTTTAATAACATGTCCTGAACTATTGGTCAGTATCTGACTTAACAATAGAAGTCCGCTTGTTTGATCTGTTTGAAATGGATTATTAGTCAGCGGATAATCAGGATGTACATAATTTTGAGCCAAATTAACCCATTCGGCTCCGTTCCATTGATGCAACTGACCATTATAATCAATTACCCAACCTGCAGGAACACCATCCGTACTAGGAAATGAAGTAAATTGTTGAAAACGGGTACGTTTCAACTCCCCGAAAAAATTATCCTGATGTGCGTTATTACTGATTACTGCGTTATTATTCATAGTTCTTTATTTTTTTATGGTTTAACTTTTAAAATGAGAATGTTAATGGGATTTGCGAGATCGCCTAACATCTTAATCTCGATGGTTTGATTGGTTGCATAATCATCAATATTTATTTTTTTACCTGTAACACTGTCCCGGGCTTGAATGATTACATTTTCAGTTTCAAGGGTATTGGGAAATACTGCACTTCCGGTAATCTGCACCACTGCACTTGTAGCTGTCTGTGAGATCAGCAAAACCTTATCATAGATTTGCTTATTAAATTCCTGTTGGTTTTTCGGACTGCTTAGCCAATTGTAGTCAAGTAACAGCTTTACTTTATCTTCCCTTGATTCCCCTATTGGAAGAGCTTTTAAAGCTTCAATATCTTCACGGTTTTTTTTAATGAAGTCTACTATTTCCTGCAGTTCATCTAAAGACAGATCATTAGATAATAATACGTCTCTAATATTTTCTATCTCCAGGGCTAAGCCTTTATCAGCATCTTTCAATGCATCAACAAAACCGTTTACTTGTATTTTAGTGTACACATTACCCAATTCATCAGAACTGTCAATCGTAGCAACATTGCTAATTCCAAGTTTGCTTTTCCAACTGTCAACATGAGCCGAGGTTAGATTGCCGGCATTCAATAATGCCAGATATTCCGAATGAGCCTTTGGGTCTTTTAAATGTTCCTGAAATGCTTCCGCACTGACAAATAATTGAAAAATTTCTTCTAACCCTTCAATACTTTCCATAGGGATTATGTCATCTTTATGATAAAAAGATAAAAATGTTTCTTTAAACTGGGTTTCTGTTGGAAAATCTCCAGTTTCAAACCAACTGAAAATTGTATGTAATGGTGTACTCATTTGATAATTGATAATTAGTTTTGATAAAATTGATAATTGGAGAAAGGCCTGAAGATTATTTCTATTGCGTGGTATTTTAAAGGGAGCGAAGAAAGCCATATCGTTACAGATAAAGCTATATGGCTATACGTTCACTTAGAAAGAATCAATGAAGCTGATTCCACTTTTGCTATCTCAAAATATTACAGGGATACTATAGAATCTTTGCGTGAAATTTGAACTGTATGAGCAGTTTTGAAGCCGGAACAAGGTAGGCCGCTTTGTGAAATCACCTGACTTTGGAGATTTATTTCCAGTGATTAATATATCGTTTAAACTCCCCACTATCAGGTGGGAATTGCTTATTTAGAAAAGAACAGATCGGCTTCAGCCTTTCTTCTGCGGATGAGTCCGTTTAACGTTTTTCCGGCGGCAGTAATGTATTTCTCTGTAAACCAGTTTCTGATTGCTTTCTCATCTGCTTTTTTATTAATCAAAGAAAACAAAGTGTCAGATCCACCTGTATTGTAAGTGTGAGATACAAGAGCATCAAATTGATTTTGAGTAAGAATCAATTTAATTTTACTGTTGACGATTTTTTCATAAGTTGGTAGAACAGATGAAAATAGCTCTATCCCTTTTTCTTTGCTGATTGCAGGATCTTTCATGGTTACCTTCTTTCCTCCCGGATAGTAAGTGTTACCATACCCTATTGTCGGAATTCCTGCAGAATCCAGATAGGGTTTTGAACTGAAGCCTTCAAATGATACAATCAGGTTTATTCCTTTTTGTGATGTTTTCATGTCTTAAAATATTTGTAGGTGAAAAAGATGAGTATTAAAGTGATTCCAATAATCGTAATGAAAATCCAGGCCAGAATTTCAAACCCATTTGATTGAATTTTCTTTGTTTCTTCAGAGACTTTTGAAGCCACTTCTTTGATCATTTCTTTTGAACTCGTTTTCTGGGTTAAATCATGAGTAACATGAGTAATTTCTTCTTTTTTAACTTCTGATTTTTCATGCTTGGCCTTTGCATAATGGTTGCTGATGGAATATTCTGCATTTCCCATGATGGAAATTCTTTGAATGGTATCTCGCCCTACCACGTTATGGAAAACAAAGGGATTAGATACATCAGATTTTCCCTTAATCAGGAGATCTCCGGATATTTCATTTCTTTCTTCCTTCAGCGACACATTACCTGATATACTTTGATTTGATTGTGAGCTTTGTAGGCTTAAAGAATCAGCTTTTACTTTTTCTGTTTTTTTTGTATTTTCTTTATAAGTGGCTGTAATTTTGTGTTTACTCCGGCAGCCCAACATGAGGCTGCTCAATATGATCAATAACAGAATCTTTGTTTTCATTAATTTTAGTTTTAAAAATTAAACAGGCTTATAGCTCTGATTTCTTGAATTCTACAATCCCAGAAAGCCCAACTGGAATTCAAATTCTTACATAAATATTTTATCTTCTTTTACGTACTCTTTTTTGATGCTATCCAGTAACACGTCTAAACTTACTTTGTAGCCAGGTTCTTTTGATGCAATTGTTTTTAAACTTACATCCTGTATGATATTCATAATATTAGAACCGGTTAATTCATATCGTTGGGCAATTTGTTCCAGATCAATACCTTCAAGTTCTAATTGTTCGGGTAAATTTTGCTGCCAGATACGCAGACGCTCTTCATGCTTTGGATTATTGAATTGTATGCAGCTATGAAAGCGTCGCGTAAAGGCTTTATCCATATTATTTTTAAAGTTGGATGCCAGAATAATAAGCCCTGAAAATGTTTCTATGCGTTGCAGCAAATAAGAAACTTCCTGATTGGCGTATTTGTCATGAGCATCTTTTACAGAGGTTCTTTTTCCGAAAATAGCATCTGCTTCATCAAAAAATAAAATCCAGTTTTTATTTTCTGCTTTATCGAACAGTTTGGCCAATTGTTTTTCTGTTTCTCCAATGTACTTTGAGACCAGCATAGAAACATCCACTCTGAAAACAGGACGTTGGGTGTATTTTCCTAAAAGACTGGCTGCAAGAGTTTTTCCTGTTCCCGGTTCTCCATGAAACAACACTCTGAACCCTGGTTTAAGTTTTGTCTGCATGTCCCAATCTTCCATAAGAATCTGGCTGCTATTGTACCAGGCCTCAATACTTTTAAGCTCCTGCAACGTAGCTTGAGGAAGTATCAAATCTGTCCATGATCGGCGTGTGAGTATTTGTTCTGCCGGAAAATCATTGCTCATTTTCGGTAATAATTCCAAGCCAAAAATGATCTTATTAAAAGCTTCTTCATGAACACTTATCTGGCTGTTCATTGATGCCTGTTCGTGAGCTGAACCTGAAAAAATAATGAGTTCTTCTTTACTCAAAACCGAATTCGGGCCGAAATAATCCAGTGCTTTTAATCGTTCTGAAATACTATCCCCTCCTAAAACGTATTGAGCAGCCTGAACTGTAGGATAAAAGAGCCTGCCACTATCGTTGGTTGAACAGAAGTCAAACAGCGCACCGCCCGGAAATTCCAGATAAATGCGTTTCAGCAATGATGGATCCAATCGTGGCAATAAAGCCATTAAAAGAATCACAACTTCCTGATGGGCAAGCTCTTTCCCTGAAATATAATCTCCTAATTGAAAATTTTCATGGTTACTGGTATTAAATTCAGGGGCTCCTATATTAAAATCCTCTGAAGGATTATTTATACGCCATGTAATAACCTTTTCTAAATGAGTAAATAATTTTTGTAATTGTTCTGACTCCATTGGTTTTTATCTTTTTAAGATCTGGTGTACTGCATCATTTTACTTTTAAGATGCTTCCACTTATCCTGTGGTTGATTTCAAGAAACCTCAACCGGAAAGTAGCTCACATTCGAGTGTTTCTCCACAGCTGACACAGCTGCTGCTTTTGGAAAGTCGCTCCTTCATTGGAGTCCTTCTTTTTAAAGAATCAATCTGCGTTTGAAAGAGAATAAGAGATCCGAAGACCTGCCATTCTGCTTCCAGGAGGAGATTCTAATGCTTATACATCAGAAAATTCCGGGATTTCAGACGCTAAAAGGTGTCCTGCCAATGAGAATCTCTCCGATTGAGGTATGTTTATGTTTTATATGTTTTTAAATATTGTGCAATATCTCAAGGATGGTTACATTGTATTTCGTAGTTGGCTTAAAGAAAACCTCAACCGGAAAGTAGCTCACATTCGAGCGTCTCTCCACAGCTGACACAGCTGCTGCTTTTGGAAAGTCGCTCCATCACTGGAGTCCTTCTTTTTAAAGAATCAATCTGCGTTTGAAAGAGAACAAAAGATCCGAAGACCTGCCATTCTGCTTCCAGGAGGAGATTCTAATGCTTATACATCAGAAAATTCCTGGATTTCAGACGCTAAAAGGTGTCCTGCCAAAGAGTATCTCTCCGATTGAGGTATGTTTGTGATTAATCAATAATGTAATTAACCAAATCGTAAAAGTCCCGTCCCAAAATAATTTTTATATTAACGGGATACGATGTATATTTTTTTCCATTTATCTCAATTTCCAGAAACATCTGAATAAGAGAAAATGGTTTTCTGTGATGAACTGTATGTCTGAATGAACCAGGTCTGGTAAGTGTACCCGATGGATAAAACTCATTGAGCTGTGATCCAGGTTTGAAATAATTAATAGGATTAATATCCAGAAGCATTTCTTTAGACGTTACAGGGTATTCGGACATTCTACCCCAGGATATTGCATCTAATAGCTGTTCCCTGTAAAAACCAGCATCTTTGAATCCGTTCTTGATCTTTTTTTTCTGTTTGTAACGTTTTATAATAATCTTAGGCTTGTATTTATCAATATCCAATTCGTTTGATAATTTTACCTTCAGATATTTATAACTTACACTTCTGCTGAAAGTATGTACATAATTATCTATTTGCTGTGGTTCGCTTCCGGATTCAGCTTCCAGGTTGATATGCCCCCGTCCTGATTTTTCAATGTTTCCTGCTCGATAGAAATGATAGTATTTCGCTGTCCAGTCTGCTGATGCTTTTACATCCAGGCCGAAATTAAGCTCATTTAAATGGAGATAATTATCTATGAATCTGCCAAACTGGCTTTCTGTAGGATATTTACCCGTTTCAAAGTAGGTTTTCAGCTCCTCTCTTGGGGTTAATATATTGTTTTCTTCCATGATATTTTAGTTTTCTTTATTGGCTTATGTTCTTAGTATAACTGCTTTCCGGAGCTGATTACCAGTTGTGACGTACAGTTCAAAATTGA
The window above is part of the Chryseobacterium sp. MA9 genome. Proteins encoded here:
- a CDS encoding lysozyme, which encodes MKTSQKGINLIVSFEGFSSKPYLDSAGIPTIGYGNTYYPGGKKVTMKDPAISKEKGIELFSSVLPTYEKIVNSKIKLILTQNQFDALVSHTYNTGGSDTLFSLINKKADEKAIRNWFTEKYITAAGKTLNGLIRRRKAEADLFFSK
- a CDS encoding ATP-binding protein, with the protein product MESEQLQKLFTHLEKVITWRINNPSEDFNIGAPEFNTSNHENFQLGDYISGKELAHQEVVILLMALLPRLDPSLLKRIYLEFPGGALFDFCSTNDSGRLFYPTVQAAQYVLGGDSISERLKALDYFGPNSVLSKEELIIFSGSAHEQASMNSQISVHEEAFNKIIFGLELLPKMSNDFPAEQILTRRSWTDLILPQATLQELKSIEAWYNSSQILMEDWDMQTKLKPGFRVLFHGEPGTGKTLAASLLGKYTQRPVFRVDVSMLVSKYIGETEKQLAKLFDKAENKNWILFFDEADAIFGKRTSVKDAHDKYANQEVSYLLQRIETFSGLIILASNFKNNMDKAFTRRFHSCIQFNNPKHEERLRIWQQNLPEQLELEGIDLEQIAQRYELTGSNIMNIIQDVSLKTIASKEPGYKVSLDVLLDSIKKEYVKEDKIFM